The nucleotide sequence AGCCATGATCGGTCTTGGTGAATCTGATGGCGAGAATAAAGCTACGGAATCTGTACAGAAAGCACTGCGCAGTCCCCTGTTAGACGTTGATATTTCTGGCGCAACATCGGCGCTGGTCAATGTGGTGGGCGGACCTGATATGACCATTGCTGAAGCAGAGAATGTTGTGGAAGAGGTTTACAGCAGGATCGATCCTGAAGCAAGGCTTATCTGGGGTGCTCAGATTGATCCGGAACTCGAGCATACAGTACGCACCATGCTTGTGGTGACCGGAGTGAAATCTGCTCAAATTTATGGTAAAGGTAGCAGCCGTAACATTACCAGTCGTTATGGAATAGATTTTGTAAAATAGATTTATACAAATTATGATTGGCAGGTCTTTTTCCTGTCAATCGAAAAGTATTTTTATCAACAACTTAATTAGAGCTACTTTTATCTTAATATCTATTATCTAATCCTCTCGGGAAGTGAAACAAATTGGCAACCAGAAATACAGCTCCACCCACAATACCGCTGAAACTCAGCGAATATGTCCGAATAATAAAGCTGACACGCAAACCCACCAGAGAAGAATTCACTATGATCGCTAAAGTATCTGGGGCAGGTCTTCTTCTTATCGGGCTGATCGGATTCATAATATTTTTTATATTGACCGAGATCCCTC is from Methanosarcinales archaeon and encodes:
- a CDS encoding protein translocase SEC61 complex subunit gamma; amino-acid sequence: MATRNTAPPTIPLKLSEYVRIIKLTRKPTREEFTMIAKVSGAGLLLIGLIGFIIFFILTEIPQAL